A single genomic interval of Malania oleifera isolate guangnan ecotype guangnan chromosome 13, ASM2987363v1, whole genome shotgun sequence harbors:
- the LOC131146030 gene encoding peroxidase 5-like, with protein MSPKKVVVAINLVLVLFCYSVHQLEAQLQVGFYKNSCSSAEFIVKEEVRKGFMKDKGVAAGLLRMHFHDCFVRGCDGSVLIDSTNTNKAEKDSPANNPSLRGFEIIDNAKARLEDDCKGVVSCADIVAFAARDSVEITGGLGYDVPAGRRDGSISLASEASTNLPAPTFNVNQLTQFFANKGFTQEEMVTLSGGHTIGRSHCTSFSNRLYSFNGTSSQDPSLDPPYTTQLKQQCPKGSTDTSLVVPMNPASPSITDAGYYIDILANRGLFTSDQTLITNTATANQVNQFARNPTLWRSKFAATMVKMGQLGVLTGQAGEIRTNCRVINN; from the exons ATGAGTCCAAAGAAGGTAGTAGTTGCAATAAATTTGGTTCTGGTCTTGTTTTGTTATAGTGTTCATCAGTTGGAAGCTCAGCTTCAAGTGGGGTTCTATAAAAATTCATGCAGCTCTGCAGAGTTCATTGTCAAGGAGGAGGTAAGAAAAGGGTTCATGAAGGATAAGGGAGTGGCAGCTGGTCTTCTGAGAATGCACTTCCACGATTGTTTTGTTCGA GGTTGTGATGGTTCAGTGCTCATTGATTCCACAAACACAAACAAAGCAGAAAAAGATTCTCCGGCCAACAACCCTAGCCTCCGAGGATTTGAAATCATTGATAATGCAAAGGCTAGACTAGAAGATGACTGTAAAGGAGTGGTTTCTTGTGCTGACATAGTTGCATTTGCAGCAAGGGACAGTGTCGAGATA ACAGGGGGGCTTGGCTACGATGTTCCTGCAGGCAGAAGAGATGGCAGCATCTCATTGGCTTCAGAGGCATCAACGAACTTGCCTGCCCCAACCTTCAACGTCAACCAACTCACTCAATTCTTTGCAAACAAGGGATTCACACAGGAAGAAATGGTCACTCTCTCTG GAGGGCACACTATTGGCCGTTCTCACTGCACTTCCTTCAGCAACAGGCTATACAGCTTTAATGGAACATCAAGCCAGGACCCAAGTCTGGATCCCCCATATACAACTCAGCTGAAGCAACAGTGTCCCAAAGGAAGCACGGACACTAGCTTGGTTGTTCCAATGAACCCTGCTAGCCCAAGCATCACCGATGCAGGCTACTACATTGACATTCTAGCTAACCGAGGATTGTTCACATCAGACCAGACTCTCATAACGAATACAGCTACGGCAAATCAAGTGAACCAGTTTGCAAGGAACCCCACGCTTTGGAGGAGCAAGTTTGCAGCCACAATGGTGAAGATGGGTCAGCTTGGGGTCCTAACGGGTCAAGCTGGAGAGATCCGGACAAACTGTAGAGTAATCAACAATTAA